The Humulus lupulus chromosome 3, drHumLupu1.1, whole genome shotgun sequence genome window below encodes:
- the LOC133822859 gene encoding endoglucanase 10-like codes for MGGKSGSKGWCNWLLVLVILALIVGGIVFTIKKKKSGNSDEAAPVPGPPGAISKGYADALKIAMQFFDIQKSGKLVDNKISWRGDSGLKDGNEAKVDLSKGMYDAGDHMKFGFPMAFTATVLSWTILEYGDQMDAVDQLEPAQDSLKWITDYLINAHISDNVLIVQVGNPESDHKCWERPEDMPEKRPLTQVNTSYPGSDVAGETAAALASASLVFKKSYPTYSSNLLKHAKQLFSFADKYRGSYSESIPEVQTYYNSTGYGDELLWAASWLFHATGDHSYLDYVTGDNGQKFANFGSPTWFSWDNKLAGTQVLLSRISFFGAKGASNNGGLLKYRQTAEAVICGLLPRSPTATESRTRSGLIWVSEWNALQHPVASAFLAALYSDYMLTSRTAKISCDGRSFTPADIRKFVRSQADYVLGENPMKMSFLVGYGDKFSQFVHHRGASIPVDAKTGCTDGFQWLESTKPNPNVAVGALVGGPFLNETFIDSRNNSMQTEPSTYNGAVIVGLLSSLVTTSSAVQSFT; via the exons ATGGGGGGAAAATCCGGTTCAAAGGGATGGTGTAATTGGTTACTCGTTTTGGTGATTCTTGCTCTAATTGTGGGTGGCATTGTATTCACAATCAAGAAGAAGAAATCAGGTAACTCCGACGAGGCTGCTCCGGTTCCTGGACCTCCCGGTGCCATTTCTAAGGGCTACGCCGACGCCCTCAAAATCGCTATGCAATTCTTCGACATACAGAAAT CTGGAAAGTTGGTAGACAACAAGATATCATGGAGGGGCGATTCAGGTTTAAAAGATGGAAATGAAGCTAAAGTGGATCTGTCAAAAGGAATGTATGACGCCGGAGATCACATGAAGTTTGGTTTTCCAATGGCGTTTACTGCCACTGTCTTGTCTTGGACGATTCTCGAATATGGAGATCAAATGGATGCAGTAGATCAGTTGGAGCCAGCTCAAGACTCACTCAAGTGGATCACTGACTACCTTATTAATGCTCACATTTCAGACAATGTCCTCATTGTCCAG GTGGGTAATCCTGAATCAGACCATAAGTGTTGGGAAAGGCCTGAAGACATGCCCGAGAAGAGACCTCTCACACAGGTTAATACATCCTATCCGGGATCAGATGTTGCAGGTGAAACTGCAGCAGCTTTGGCTTCAGCATCTCTAGTTTTCAAGAAGAGCTACCCAACATACTCGAGCAATCTTCTTAAGCATGCCAAGCAGCTGTTTTCTTTTGCTGATAAATACAGAGGTTCTTATAGTGAAAGCATCCCAGAGGTCCAGACATATTACAATTCAACAGGATATGGGGACGAGCTCTTGTGGGCAGCAAGCTGGCTCTTTCATGCAACCGGGGACCATTCATACCTTGATTATGTGACTGGGGACAATGGGCAAAAATTTGCTAATTTTGGTAGTCCGACCTGGTTTAGTTGGGATAACAAGCTTGCAGGAACCCAG GTTTTGTTATCTAGGATAAGCTTCTTTGGTGCCAAAGGTGCCTCAAACAATGGTGGCCTTTTGAAGTACAGACAGACTGCTGAGGCTGTTATATGCGGGCTCTTACCACGTTCTCCAACTGCCACTGAAAGCAGAACAAGGA GTGGTCTTATATGGGTTAGTGAGTGGAACGCTCTACAACATCCTGTTGCTTCAGCATTCTTGGCTGCTCTTTATAGCGATTACATGCTTACTTCTCGAACAGCAAAAATATCCTGTGATGGACGTTCTTTCACACCAGCAGATATTCGCAAATTCGTTAGATCACAG GCTGATTATGTCTTGGGCGAAAATCCTATGAAAATGAGCTTTCTTGTTGGCTACGGGGACAAGTTCTCGCAATTTGTGCACCACAGAGGGGCTTCTATTCCTGTTGATGCAAAGACTGGATGCACTGATGGTTTTCAGTGGCTTGAATCAACTAAACCCAACCCCAATGTAGCTGTTGGAGCACTTGTTGGTGGACCCTTTCTTAATGAAACATTTATTGATTCCCGGAACAACTCCATGCAGACTGAGCCAAGCACATACAACGGTGCTGTAATTGTTGGTCTCCTATCAAGCTTAGTCACCACCTCCTCAGCAGTTCAATCTTTCACCTAA